The Glycine soja cultivar W05 chromosome 3, ASM419377v2, whole genome shotgun sequence genome window below encodes:
- the LOC114405376 gene encoding pectinesterase 2-like: MIAFRLFLTLSVPFFLSSFVSSYSWNDVKLWCSQTPNPEPCEYFLSNNPTHQYKPIKQKSDFFKLSLQLAQERALNGHANTLSLGSKCRNPRETAAWADCVELYEQTIRKLNKTLDPSTKFSQVDTQTWLSTALTNLETCKAGFYELGVQDYVLPLMSNNVTKLLSNTLALNKVEYEEPSYKDGFPTWVKPGDRRLLQASSPASKANVVVAKDGSGKYTTVSEAVNAAPKSNSGRYVIYVKGGIYDEQVEIKANNIMLVGDGIGKTIITSSKSVGGGTTTFRSATVAVVGDGFITQDITFRNTAGATNHQAVALRSGSDLSVFYRCSFEGYQDTLYVYSDRQFYRECDIYGTVDFIFGNAAVVFQNCNIYARNPPNKVNTITAQGRTDPNQNTGISIHNSKVTAASDLMGVRTYLGRPWQQYSRTVFMKTYLDSLINPEGWLEWSGNFALSTLYYGEYMNTGPGSSTANRVNWLGYHVITSASEASKFTVGNFIAGNSWLLATSVPFTSGL, from the exons ATGATAGCCTTTCGCTTATTCCTAACACTATCAgttcctttctttctctcttctttcgTTTCTAGTTATTCTTGGAATGACGTTAAACTTTGGTGTagccaaaccccaaaccctgaACCATGTGAGTATTTCCTGAGCAATAACCCCACTCACCAATACAAACCCATCAAGCAAAAATCcgattttttcaaactttcattgCAACTTGCTCAAGAACGTGCCCTAAATGGCCATGCAAACACTCTTTCACTTGGTTCAAAATGCCGTAACCCACGTGAAACCGCTGCTTGGGCTGATTGTGTTGAGCTTTATGAACAAACCATTCGTAAACTCAACAAAACCCTAGACCCTAGCACCAAGTTCTCCCAAGTTGATACCCAAACATGGCTCAGCACAGCTCTCACTAACCTTGAGACATGCAAAGCCGGGTTCTATGAGCTTGGTGTTCAAGACTATGTTCTACCTCTGATGTCTAACAATGTTACCAAGTTGTTGAGCAACACCTTGGCACTTAACAAGGTTGAATATGAAGAACCAAGTTACAAAGATGGGTTCCCAACATGGGTGAAGCCAGGTGATAGAAGGCTGTTGCAAGCTTCTTCTCCAGCTTCTAAGGCTAATGTAGTTGTGGCAAAAGATGGCTCTGGAAAGTACACAACAGTGAGTGAAGCTGTAAATGCTGCACCCAAGAGTAACAGTGGAAGGTATGTGATATATGTGAAGGGAGGGATATACGATGAACAAGTTGAGATCAAAGCAAATAACATAATGTTGGTGGGAGATGGTATTGGGAAGACCATAATCACAAGTAGCAAAAGCGTTGGAGGGGGCACCACAACCTTCCGTTCAGCCACTGTTG CTGTTGTTGGAGATGGGTTTATAACACAAGACATCACATTTAGAAACACTGCCGGTGCAACAAACCACCAAGCTGTTGCATTGCGTTCTGGATCAGACCTATCAGTATTTTACAGATGCAGTTTTGAAGGTTACCAAGACACACTATATGTGTACTCCGATAGACAATTCTATAGAGAGTGTGACATATACGGCACAGTTGACTTCATCTTTGGTAATGCTGCTGTTGTGTTCCAAAACTGTAACATTTATGCAAGAAACCCTCCAAACAAAGTTAACACAATCACTGCTCAAGGAAGAACCGATCCAAACCAGAACACTGGCATTTCCATTCACAATTCAAAGGTTACTGCTGCCTCGGACTTGATGGGGGTTAGGACTTACCTTGGAAGGCCTTGGCAACAGTATTCAAGAACAGTTTTCATGAAGACTTATCTTGATAGTTTGATCAATCCAGAGGGTTGGTTGGAGTGGAGTGGTAACTTTGCATTAAGTACTTTGTACTATGGAGAATACATGAACACAGGACCAGGTTCCTCAACAGCAAACCGTGTTAATTGGTTGGGTTATCATGTCATTACAAGTGCTTCTGAAGCCTCAAAATTCACTGTTGGGAATTTTATTGCTGGAAACTCATGGTTGCTTGCCACCAGTGTGCCTTTCACCTCtggtctttga